The following coding sequences are from one Macaca nemestrina isolate mMacNem1 chromosome 1, mMacNem.hap1, whole genome shotgun sequence window:
- the LOC105494576 gene encoding transmembrane protein 200B translates to MTAGSPEECGEVRRSPEGRVSRLGRRLGRRRRPRSPPEPLRVRARLRLRSPSGAFAALGALVVLVGMGIAVAGYWPHRAGAPGSRAVNTSSPQLSELRREGRGGGRAHGPHERLRLLGPVIMGVGLFVFICANTLLYENRDLETRRLRQGVLRAQALRPPDGPGWDCALLPSPGPRTPRAVGCAEPEIWDPSPRRGTSPVPSVRSLRSEPANPRLGLPALLNSYPLKGPGLPPPWGPRTQTGHVIITVQPSGSCIEHSKSLDLGLGELLLGAPAARDCAHRSWPRLDRLSLGGYAKLGGGGDLGARV, encoded by the coding sequence ATGACAGCTGGGAGCCCCGAAGAATGCGGGGAGGTGCGGAGGAGCCCCGAGGGCCGCGTCTCTCGCCTGGGCCGCCGCCTGGGCCGCCGCCGGCGCCCGCGCTCCCCGCCCGAGCCTCTGCGGGTGCGGGCGCGGCTGCGGCTGCGCTCGCCGTCGGGGGCGTTCGCGGCGCTGGGGGCGCTCGTGGTACTGGTGGGTATGGGCATCGCAGTGGCCGGCTACTGGCCACACCGGGCCGGGGCCCCGGGGTCCAGGGCCGTCAATACCAGCTCGCCTCAGCTGAGCGAGCTGCGACGCGAGGGTCGCGGCGGGGGCCGGGCTCACGGCCCGCACGAGCGACTGCGGCTCCTCGGGCCGGTGATCATGGGTGTCGGCCTGTTCGTGTTCATCTGCGCCAACACGCTGCTGTATGAGAACCGAGACTTGGAGACGCGACGGCTCCGCCAGGGGGTGCTGCGGGCCCAGGCGCTCCGGCCCCCCGACGGCCCCGGGTGGGACTGCGCCCTCCTTCCCAGCCCTGGCCCTAGGACTCCCCGAGCCGTAGGCTGCGCAGAGCCAGAAATCTGGGACCCGTCCCCGCGTCGGGGTACTTCACCCGTCCCGTCAGTGCGGAGTCTGCGTTCAGAGCCTGCTAATCCTCGCTTGGGGTTACCTGCCCTGCTCAACAGCTACCCGCTGAAGGGCCCCGGGCTGCCCCCACCCTGGGGTCCACGGACGCAGACTGGCCATGTGATCATCACCGTGCAGCCCTCTGGCTCCTGCATTGAACATTCCAAGTCTCTGGATCTGGGCCTTGGGGAGCTCCTCCTTGGGGCCCCAGCAGCTCGGGACTGTGCTCACCGAAGCTGGCCACGGCTGGACCGCCTCAGTCTTGGGGGCTATGCCAAATTGGGAGGAGGAGGGGACTTGGGGGCCCGGGTCTGA